Proteins from a genomic interval of Thermus antranikianii DSM 12462:
- a CDS encoding helix-turn-helix domain-containing protein — MTQARETVTFKPGEVILYPGVPGPRDRVYRVLEGLVRLEAVDEEGNALTLRLVRPGGYFGEEALAGMERTYFAEAVTEVVAEPLPKEPHPEEIRQVLLSLAQALSESYRRIERLATQRLKNRMAAAILELAETPLAHEEPEGLVLRATHDELAAAVGSVRETVTKVIGELTREGYIRSGYGKIILKDIKGLKELAQSRGDGR; from the coding sequence CCCGCGAAACCGTAACCTTCAAGCCCGGCGAGGTCATCCTGTACCCGGGGGTGCCGGGGCCCCGGGACCGGGTCTACCGGGTCCTCGAGGGGCTCGTGCGCCTCGAGGCGGTGGATGAAGAGGGGAATGCCCTCACCCTGCGCCTGGTCCGCCCCGGGGGGTACTTCGGCGAGGAGGCCTTGGCGGGCATGGAGCGGACGTACTTCGCCGAGGCGGTGACCGAGGTGGTGGCAGAACCCCTCCCCAAGGAACCCCATCCCGAGGAGATCCGCCAGGTGCTCCTCAGCCTGGCCCAGGCCCTTTCCGAGTCCTACCGGCGCATTGAGCGCCTGGCCACCCAGCGCCTGAAAAACCGCATGGCCGCGGCCATCCTGGAGCTGGCGGAAACCCCCTTGGCCCACGAGGAGCCGGAGGGCTTGGTCCTCCGCGCCACCCACGACGAGCTGGCCGCAGCGGTGGGGAGCGTGCGGGAAACCGTGACCAAGGTGATCGGGGAGCTTACCCGGGAAGGCTACATCCGCTCCGGCTACGGCAAGATCATCCTGAAGGACATCAAGGGCCTCAAGGAACTGGCCCAAAGCCGTGGGGACGGGCGCTAG